The following are from one region of the Gammaproteobacteria bacterium genome:
- a CDS encoding serine acetyltransferase produces the protein MRDLKGYGESASEINRLEIDNIVSQLRALRVASLEHRQRLNNPPRLPARKALAAIIEKLSAALFPNRLGAPSISGEGIDYYVGHTLDVTLRDLLEQIHHELHFVSEQETAVHAIRERAAVIANTFAKQLPKIRSLLESDIRAAYEGDPAARSIDDVLVCYPGVIAIIHYRIGHELHQLGVPLIARMISEIAHSLTGIEIHPGAQIGESFFIDHGTGVVIGETAIIGRNVRLYQAVTLGAKRFPVDEHGILVKGNLRHPIVEDDVVIYAGATVLGRITIGRGSTIGGNVWLTHSIPPGSHIMQAQTRTEVFEGGAGI, from the coding sequence ATGCGCGACCTTAAAGGGTATGGTGAATCGGCTTCGGAAATTAACCGCCTGGAAATCGATAATATCGTTTCCCAGTTGCGCGCGTTGCGCGTGGCATCATTGGAACACCGGCAAAGGCTGAACAATCCGCCCAGACTGCCTGCCCGCAAAGCGCTGGCGGCGATCATCGAGAAACTGAGCGCGGCTTTATTTCCCAATCGCCTGGGCGCACCGAGCATCTCTGGTGAAGGGATTGATTATTACGTGGGTCATACCTTGGATGTGACATTGCGCGACTTGCTCGAGCAGATTCACCACGAACTCCATTTTGTTTCAGAGCAGGAAACTGCCGTTCATGCGATTCGCGAACGAGCTGCAGTCATTGCGAACACATTCGCCAAACAGTTACCCAAAATACGCAGTTTGCTGGAAAGCGACATCCGCGCCGCCTACGAGGGTGACCCGGCGGCGCGCAGTATCGACGACGTGCTGGTATGCTATCCGGGCGTTATCGCGATCATTCATTACCGCATCGGTCATGAATTGCATCAATTGGGCGTGCCGCTGATAGCGCGCATGATATCCGAAATCGCCCATTCGCTGACCGGTATCGAAATACATCCGGGCGCTCAAATCGGTGAAAGCTTTTTTATCGATCACGGTACCGGTGTCGTAATCGGCGAGACTGCCATTATCGGCCGCAATGTCCGGCTGTATCAGGCGGTGACTCTGGGCGCCAAACGTTTTCCCGTTGATGAGCATGGCATACTGGTGAAAGGCAATTTGCGGCATCCCATCGTTGAAGATGATGTGGTGATTTATGCCGGCGCCACGGTTCTCGGGCGTATCACGATCGGTCGCGGCTCCACGATCGGCGGTAATGTGTGGCTGACACACAGTATTCCGCCCGGCAGCCATATCATGCAAGCACAGACCCGCACGGAAGTATTCGAAGGCGGCGCGGGGATTTAG